The following proteins are co-located in the Apis mellifera strain DH4 linkage group LG9, Amel_HAv3.1, whole genome shotgun sequence genome:
- the LOC412880 gene encoding myotubularin-related protein 9: protein MELSDLILIPKVDNVALIDKSDENGKSIDGRLCISSHHLLWSSRQSDGRELWLLYRNIDLIEKKLNTQSPGGSIILKCKDFHILQLDINSTEDLTNVVLSIEMLMSQEQTLQYPFFNRPQITNNTMILEDGWTAFTPVSEWSRLLTTYADEWRISYLNKDYKVCNSYPSAVIVPCHIEDKLIVSSANFRDGGRFPVLCYRHEGGSILLRSSQPMCGTNGKRCKEDERLLNAVLGPGRRGYIIDTRSIAQAQSSRAKGGGTEMDAAYPQWRKVHKAIPRSHDLADSFFKLIEACNDITCSTSQWISRLDNSGWLSAVQSALNAACVTAQCLHQEVAAVLVHGSTGRDSTLVVTSLAQTILNPDCRTIRGLQALIEREWIQAGHQFFSRTRHGPYHPSNSQSSTHAPTFLLFLDCLYQLHYQFQFSFEYTIQLLIELYNHAYYSNYGTFLGDSEAERVRLRLSERTCSLWSYINQPDILEKWLNPLYERNSSVIWPSVAPISIQLWKELYLGHTNVAPWKNLLSCIKQIKQNHTAVRKVASQLQIQIKRAIEEMRSNPDICYEEENQDEHTCIAQLSLESQNI, encoded by the exons ATGGAACTTAGTGACCTAATATTAATCCCGAAAGTCGATAATGTTGcattaatagataaaagtgATGAAAATGGCAAAAGCATAGATGGAAGACTGTGTATTAGTAGTCACCATCTTCTTTGGTCTTCACGGCAAAGTGATGGTCGAGAACTCTGG CTATTGTACCGAAATATTGATCttatagagaaaaaattgaatactcAAAGTCCAGGTGGtagcattattttaaaatgtaaagattttcatattcttcaattagatattaattcaaCAGAAGATTTAACAAATGTTGTATTATCTATAGAGATGTTAATGTCGCAag AGCAAACTTTACAATATCCCTTTTTTAATAGACCacaaataactaataatactATGATATTAGAAGATGGATGGACTGCATTTACTCCTGTATCAGAATGGTCCAGATTATTAACTACTTATGCAGATGAATGGCGtattagttatttaaataaagactACAAAGTTTGCAATTCTTATCCTTCTGCTGTTATAGTACCATGTCACatagaagataaattaatagtatCATCTGCTAATTTTAGAGATGGTGGAAGATTTCCAGTATTATGTTACAGGCATGAAGGAGGA agTATCTTGTTAAGAAGCAGTCAACCAATGTGTGGCACTAATGGTAAAAGATGCAAAGAAgatgaaagattattaaatgcaGTTTTAGGTCCAGGAAGACGtgg ttatataatagatacaaGGTCTATTGCACAAGCTCAAAGTTCCAGAGCTAAAGGTGGTGGTACAGAAATGGATGCTGCTTATCCGCAGTGGCGGAAAGTACATAAAGCAATTCCACGGTCGCATGATTTAGCagatagtttttttaaattaatagaggCTTGTAATGACATAACATGTTCTACTTCCCAGTGGATTTCAAGACTTGATAATAGTGGATGGTTATCTGCTGTACAAAGTGCTTTAAATGCTGCTTGTGTAACTGCTCAGTGTCTTCATCAAGAAGTTGCAGCTGTATTAGTTCATg GAAGTACTGGCAGAGATTCTACCTTAGTAGTAACCAGTTTAGCACAGACAATATTAAATCCCGATTGTAGAACAATACGTGGCCTTCAAGCTTTAATCGAACGTGAATGGATACAAGCTGGTCATCAATTTTTCAGTCGCACACGCCATGGACCATATCATCCATCAAATTCACAAAGCTCAACACATGCCccaacttttcttcttttccttgaCTGTCTTTATCAACttcattatcaatttcaatttagttttgaatatacaatacaattgTTAATTGAATTGTATAATCATGcatattattccaattatggAACATTTTTAG gTGATTCAGAAGCAGAGAGAGTTAGACTTCGATTATCTGAACGAACATGTAGTTTATGGTCATATATAAATCAACCAGATATATTGGAGAAGTGGTTAAATCctttatatgaaagaaattcgaGTGTTATTTGGCCTAGTGTTGCACCTATTAGTATACAATTGTGGAAAGAACTTTATCTTGGTCATACAAATGTCGCTCCATGGAAAAATTTACTATCgtgtataaaacaaataaaacaaaatcataCGGCAGTACGGAAAGTTGCTAGTCAAttacaaattcaaataaaacgaGCAATAGAAGAAATGCGTTCGAATCCTGATATATGTTATGAAGAAGAGAATCAAGATGAACATACCTGTATAGCACAATTAAGTCTAGAATCTCAAAATATCTGA
- the LOC102654791 gene encoding protein kinase C-binding protein 1 has product MTSIEAQKSFTNSLHLQSSVISESQKENSQLTNLQEEQNIDIANKETSKDTIIDIKNDNKDVVHVKNCDQKKYENEEDVIILENNKKDIKCNINKIEHGQNSEKLDIISFASENDSKIIKTENTKEVISKSGNNLKRTRRSITTQEADVFLEENNLRTKRKKKNTNDRFCWRCHKESVEAHCSACPRSWHRKCIGMQQSIIQNWICGECAAILRAENAETRSTAMAQLSVDQLCLLLKHVVERMREYPGSEPFWKPVELSEAPNYLDYVVKPMDLSLLESNVRAKLYGSTDAFMADAKWIQHNCIVFNTCGGVYTDTSKLTNAAKQIIKLARQEVSEIEACPDCYAHGRNLPRPQPAWFIEPCRRPHPLVWAKLKGFPFWPAKAMPRMNSQGFVDVRFFGEHDRAWVSPRDLYLYSEDPPVPLPRKRKLDMEECVREITRHCRKLELVFGEFKFAPPKVQYNPHDPMQIKLMLPNYDPLNSSNCISPQHLIPKKTAFLKKRVHVKMKSQNDLEKIDNSDTENKISNEFNSTNKGSKIESRPSKIIESDNFHETETIAVTSNNLNESMDREIKEDVQVGKNILTKLDVVTKEDIKPSTSKINKNEINSGNTTKDDTNGSNFMLKQNSENETNDNKRSLENLLKQEIVTSKKHTVKDIQMSKKEFISKMNIGKEDASQNLNSQKNNFKNTKNIEKVYKPKTRIVDKMNAEKALRSTTIEQNQKLNTGTIIKQQNDSTKLKDNSKNHSNNLTESTISILSNKTPIDTDINGDVDAYKKNTTDQSVALLFVVNDGTSNTTKKSTGNLITEKEKNCDVSIQDQQTSKISLQLSYQQTKESKARKSFPNKPRNCPQLIPRSSTSTQSNLIDSMVTDHQTENRIEYQMLPPEAGPISARLYHGAQDLARKLAKLMEEAYKEAAQESQNCESRMSENHQATVHFLRLQIERMRWQHQQQLAELKHNTDRILREMKASLEAERLRAIEETRREAEEEKLRCIEEIKRKQWCAMCGREALFYCCWNTAYCDYPCQQSHWPMHMRTCAQKPSFTTIVTSSTVNSNQQQNHNIKVNSPTNRMYELSHDKLNKISTSLALCCSETDGNGNSS; this is encoded by the exons ATGACATCAATAGAGGCACAAAAAAGTTTTACAAATTCTTTACATTTGCAAAGTTCAGTTATATCTGAatcacaaaaagaaaattcacaaTTGACAAATCTTCAAGAAgaacaaaatattgatattgctAATAAAGAAACAAGTAAAGATACTATTATAgacataaaaaatgataataaagatGTAGTGCATGTTAAAAATTGTgatcaaaagaaatatgaaaatgaggaagatgtaattattttagaaaataataagaaagatatcaaatgtaacataaataaaatagaacatGGACAGAACAGTGAAAAGttggatattatttcttttgcttctgaaaatgattctaaaataattaaaactgaaaatacaaaagaagTTATAAGTAAAagtggaaataatttaaaaagaacacGACGAAGTATTAC TACTCAAGAAGCAGAtgtatttttagaagaaaataatttaagaactaaacgaaagaaaaaaaatactaatgaTAGATTTTGCTGGCGATGTCATAAAGAATCAGTAGAAGCACATTGTAGTGCATGTCCTAGATCATGGCATCGCAAATGTATAGGAATGCAacaatcaattattcaaaattggaTATGTGGTGAATGTGCAGCAATTTTACGAGCGGAAAATGCAGAAACACGTTCTACAGCTATGGCACAATTATCTGTTGAtcaattatgtttattattaaaacatgttGTTGAAAGAATGAGGGAATATCCTGGT TCAGAACCATTTTGGAAACCAGTAGAACTTTCTGAAGCTCCAAATTATCTAGATTATGTAGTAAAGCCAATGGATTTAAGCCTTTTAGAATCAAATGTTCGAGCTAAATTATACGGTAGTACAGATGCATTTATGGCTGATGCTAAATGGATTCAACATAACTGTATTGTATTTAACACAT gTGGTGGTGTATACACTGATACATCTAAATTAACGAATGCtgcaaaacaaattattaaattagcaCGTCAAGAAGTATCAGAAATTGAAGCATGTCCTGATTGTTATGCTCATGGAAGAAATTTGCCAAGACCACAACCAGCATGGTTTATTGAACCATGTCGTCGTCCTCATCCACTAGTTTGGGCTAAATTGAAAGGTTTTCCATTTTGGCCTGCAAAAGCTATGCCTCGAATGAATTCTCAAGGTTTTGTAGATGTTCGATTTTTTGGTGAACATGATAGAGCATGGGTTTCTCCACgagatctatatttatattcagaaGATCCACCTGTCCCATtaccaagaaaaagaaaattagatatGGAGGAATGTGTTAGAGAAATTACTCGTCATTGTCGGAAATTAGAACTTGTATTTGGTGAATTCAAATTTGCACCTCCTAAAGTACAATATAATCCGCATGATccaatgcaaataaaattaatgttaccAAATTACGATCCTCTCAATTCTAGTAATTGCATATCTCCGCAACACTTGATTCCTAAGAAAACTGCTTTTCTTAAAAAGCGAGTCCATGTTAAAATGAAATCGCAAAACGATTTAGAGAAGATAGACAATTCTgatactgaaaataaaatatcaaatgaatTTAACTCGACTAATAAAGGAAGCAAAATTGAAAGTAGACcatctaaaataatagaatctgataattttcacgaaacCGAAACCATTGCTGTTACAAGCAACAATTTAAACGAATCAATGGACagagaaattaaagaagacgTTCAAGTaggcaaaaatatattaacaaaattggaTGTTGTTacaaaagaagatataaaaccAAGtacaagtaaaattaataaaaacgaaataaatagtGGAAATACAACAAAAGATGACACAAATGGATCAAATTTTATGTTGAAACAAAACtctgaaaatgaaacaaatgataataaaagatctttggaaaatttattaaaacaagaaatagTAACTTCAAAAAAACATACAGTGAAAGATATTCAAATGTCTAAAAAGgaattcatttctaaaatgaatattgGTAAAGAAGATGCtagtcaaaatttaaattcgcaaaagaataattttaaaaatactaaaaatatagaaaaagtttataaacCAAAGACAAGAATAGTTGATAAAATGAACGCCGAGAAAGCTTTAAGATCTACTACAATAGAACaaaatcagaaattaaatacaggaacgataattaaacaacaaaatgattcaacaaaattgaaagataactCTAAAAAtcatagtaataatttaacagaATCAACTATTTCAATACTAAGCAATAAAACACCAATTGATACTGATATTAATGGTGATGTTGAcgcttacaaaaaaaatactacAGATCAATCTGTTGCATTACTTTTTGTTGTAAATGATGGTACATCTAATACTACAAAAAAATCCACTGGTAATTTGATTactgaaaaagagaaaaattgtgaTGTTTCAATTCAAGATCAACAGACTTCGAAAATTTCACTGCAACTGTCATATCAACAAACAAAGGAAAGCAAAGCTAGAAAATCATTTCCTAATAAACCTCGTAATTGTCCACAACTCATTCCACGTTCATCGACGAGTACACaatctaatttaatcgattctaTGGTAACTGATCATCAAACTGAAAATCGTATTGAATATCAAATGCTACCACCAGAAGCAGGACCTATTAGTGCTCGTTTGTATCATGGTGCTCAAGATTTAGCCAGAAAATTGGCTAAATTAATGGAAGAGGCATACAAGGAAGCAGCACAAGAAAGTCAAAATTGTGAAAGCCGTATGTCCGAAAATCACCAAGCGACAGtacattttttaagattacaaATAGAACGTATGAGATGGCAACATCAACAACAATTAGCAGAGTTAAAACATAATACAG atagaaTATTACGTGAAATGAAAGCAAGTTTGGAAGCTGAAAGATTACGTGCTATTGAGGAAACTCGTAGAGaagcagaagaagaaaagcTACGATgtattgaagaaattaaacgTAAACAATGGTGTGCAATGTGTGGTAGAGAAGCATTATTTTACTGCTGTTGGAATACTGCATATTGTGATTATCCTTGCCAACAATCACATTGGCCAATGCATATGAGAACATGTGCTCAAAAACCTTCATTCACTACTATTGTTACCAGTTCTACTGTAAATTCGAATCAGCAGCAG aatcatAATATCAAAGTAAACAGCCCTACTAATAGGATGTACGAATTATCACATGATAAACTGAACAAAATATCAACATCTCTAGCTTTGTGTTGTTCTGAAACTGATGGTAATGGAAATTCATCATAG
- the Rps8 gene encoding 40S ribosomal protein S8 isoform X1 → MGISRDHWHKRRATGGKRKPIRKKRKFELGRPAANTKLGPQRIHTVRTRGGNKKYRALRLDTGNFSWGSECTTRKTRIIDVVYNASNNELVRTKTLVKNAIVTIDATPFRQWYEGHYVLPLGRKRGAKLTEAEEEVLNKKRSKKAEAKYKARQRFAKVEPALEEQFATGRVLACISSRPGQCGRADGYILEGKELEFYMRKIKSKKAK, encoded by the exons ATGG gTATTTCTCGCGATCATTGGCATAAGAGGCGAGCAACTGGTGGTAAAAGAAAACCAATccgtaaaaagagaaaatttgaattaggtCGTCCAGCTGCAAATACGAAACTTGGACCTCAACGTATTCATACG GTACGTACCAGAGGtggtaacaaaaaatatagagcACTTCGTTTAGATACAGGAAATTTTTCATGGGGATCTGAGTGTACTACAAGAAAAACACGTATTATAGATGTAGTTTATAATGCATCAAATAATGAATTGGTGAGAACAAAAACTCTTGTAAAGAATGCAATTGTCACTATTGATGCAACACCTTTCAGACAATGGTATGAAGGTCATTATGTTTTACCATTGGGTCGTAAACGAGGTGCGAAACTG ACTGAAGCTGAAGaagaagttttaaataaaaaacgttCGAAAAAAGCAGAAGCTAAATATAAAGCAAGGCAACGATTTGCTAAAGTTGAACCTGCTCTTGAGGAACAATTTGCTACAGGACGTGTTCTTG cttGTATATCGAGTAGACCTGGACAGTGCGGTCGTGCGGATGGTTATATACTTGAAGGAAAAGaacttgaattttatatgagaaaaattaaaagcaaaaaagccaaataa
- the Rps8 gene encoding 40S ribosomal protein S8 (The RefSeq protein has 3 substitutions compared to this genomic sequence): protein MGISRDHWHKRRATGGKRKPIRKKRKFELGRPAANTKLGPQRIHTVRTRGGNKKYRALRLDTGNFSWGSECTTRKTRIIDVVYNASNNELVRTKTLVKNAIVTIDATPFRQWYEGHYVLPLGRKRGAKLTEAEEEVLNKKRSKKAEAKYKARQRFAKVEPALEEQFATGRVLACISSRPGQCGREDGYILEGKELEFYMRRIKSKKAK from the exons ataggTATTTCTCGCGATCATTGGCATAAGAGGCGAGCAACTGGTGGTAAAAGAAAACCAATccgtaaaaagagaaaatttgaattaggtCGTCCAGCTGCAAATACGAAACTTGGACCTCAACGTATTCATACG GTACGTACCAGAGGtggtaacaaaaaatatagagcACTTCGTTTAGATACAGGAAATTTTTCATGGGGATCTGAGTGTACTACAAGAAAAACACGTATTATAGATGTAGTTTATAATGCATCAAATAATGAATTGGTGAGAACAAAAACTCTTGTAAAGAATGCAATTGTCACTATTGATGCAACACCTTTCAGACAATGGTATGAAGGTCATTATGTTTTACCATTGGGTCGTAAACGAGGTGCGAAACTG ACTGAAGCTGAAGaagaagttttaaataaaaaacgttCGAAAAAAGCAGAAGCTAAATATAAAGCAAGGCAACGATTTGCTAAAGTTGAACCTGCTCTTGAGGAACAATTTGCTACAGGACGTGTTCTTG cttGTATATCGAGTAGACCTGGACAGTGCGGTCGTGCGGATGGTTATATACTTGAAGGAAAAGaacttgaattttatatgagaaaaattaaaagcaaaaaagccaaataa
- the LOC552341 gene encoding N-alpha-acetyltransferase 30, producing the protein MEKINVESVTDGNESESEQNSIEEKNENSLTDIATLDITSRLSLKTTEIYGESHRNGISRVNGICNSPERITSMTNLTQPETTQLNQHGTLSGTLESRGNDIKYVSYTSELQMPDIMKLIQKDLSEPYSIYTYRYFIYNWPKLCFLAMFGDECVGAIVCKLDIHRKVIKRGYIAMLAVDVKYRKQKIGSNLVRRAIQAMVEDNAGEVVLETEITNRPALRLYENLGFVRDKRLFRYYLNGVDALRLKLWLR; encoded by the exons atggaaaagataAATGTAGAAAGTGTTACAGATGGAAATGAATCAGAAAGTGAACAAAATAGTattgaagaaaagaatgaaaactCTTTGACAGATATTGCTACATTAGATATTACATCTCGACTTAGTTTAAAGACAACTGAAATATATGGAGAATCACATAGAAATGGAATATCTCGAGTTAATGGAATTTGTAATTCTCCTGAAAGAATTACTAGCATGACTAATCTTACACAACCTGAAACTACTCAATTAAATCAACATg gtACATTATCAGGGACATTGGAAAGTAGAGGTAATGATATAAAGTATGTTAGTTACACAAGTGAATTACAAATGCCTGATATTATGAAGTTAATACAAAAGGACCTAAGTGAACCATATTCTATTTACACAtatagatatttcatttataattggccaaaattatgttttctg GCAATGTTTGGTGACGAGTGTGTTGGTGCCATTGTCTGCAAGCTGGACATCCATAGAAAAGTCATAAAACGTGGATACATTGCAATGTTAGCTGTCGatgtaaaatatcgaaagCAAAAGATTGGATCAAATCTGGTAAGAAGAGCAATCCAGGCTATGGTGGAAGATAATGCTGGTGAAGTAGTTTTAGAAACAGAAATTACTAATCGACCAGCATTACGTTTGTACGAGAATCTTGGTTTTGTGCGTGATAAGCGATTATTTCggtattatttaaatggtGTAGATGCtcttcgattgaaattatGGCTTAGATGA